From the genome of Schistocerca piceifrons isolate TAMUIC-IGC-003096 chromosome 6, iqSchPice1.1, whole genome shotgun sequence:
AAAGGCTCAGATTTTTGCTTTTTTTGGAGAACAATATCTTAATTGAGTGATTTTAGCACAATAACAAGAAGGTGGTTTTGGCAGAGTGGAGAGTTGAGCTAGGACTTGCAATTTGCTTTGGGGACTCAGCTGGTACAAGCAATGCATGTGAAAGGCACTCCTGGGTACGGGACATTTTCTTTAATGGTCAAGAAGATTCATAATGACACTCATATAAATGCTGTGTTACCCTAGCCTTGCTTAATCCATTATTACATCTATCTCAGAGACAACTTCAATTGGTCACAGCTTGTTACACACTTCATGCTTACTTTCTCTTGGTATTTTTCCTGTACCTTttctacaagaagtacattaactGTTTTCTGAAGAATTTTGCTGTGATATTATTGTATATATGCTGTTGTACTGACTTAAACTGATTGATCAGTATTTTTCATAAAATTCCGAACTGTTTCCTGGCTAGGTCAGGCATGCAACTAAATGTTGCCAAAagttaactcagtttgaaggactCTTGCAAACTCAGAAATGCATTAGAATTCAGCAAGCCATAATAAATAACTAAATGATTCAGTGATGAATAAATGATGCTGTCAGTTTGAGAAGTTTTTTTTGTCAACGCACAGTGAAAAAAAGGGACTAAAAAATTAGGATTATGTTTTTGGCACAGAAATAAACAAAACTGACTGTAAAAAGCCAAGGCAGATTTAATTCAAAAGTGAATGACCAGGCATAGACATGCTTGTATACATTTCTGTCATGGACAAGATAAAATGTTAGTGAATGCCTCATGTTGTCTAAAATTATGACTGTAGGTGTAAACCTATCACAGATGTTTACCAGTGCCATTTTTGTGTCATGTTTCAGAATGCCATTACAAATGGGAACCGCAGTGATAAGGCTGCAGCAGATGTGAAGTCCTCTTCTTTGAGAAGTACACGTCCAAAATCAGAGAAGTCACAGGATGCTCCTGGCACTACTACTAACACAACAGAGCCTGCCCCACAAGGCAAAGAGAACATTCCAGTGCCCAACAAACCGGAGAGACCTGCCACTGATGTAAAATCCGAACAGCCGAGCAAAGCAGCTGAGCCTGAAATCATAGACTTGGTTTCCGACCAAGACTCACCGGTGAAGATTGGCAAGACTCCTGTGCCGGCACTGAAGAAGCGCAAACTGGAGATCCTGAAGGAAGGTGGCCTGGAGGTGACTGCCATTTCTTCCAGTGTGCCGGAAGCCACGGTCGGCTCAATAACGATTGTACCGGAGCGGCGGCCGTCAGTGATACAGCACGCGGCACCGGTGCCGTCAGCCGAGAACCAGGTGTCAATAACAGTGACTCCTGATGTCAGCCACATGATAGAGATGGCCAGCTCACCAAACACAGACTCAGCCTCTACGCCATCTCCATCGCCCAACTACGAGTCTGCAGGTACTGCCACCGGAGCTGCCAGCTCGCTCAACAGCCACCGTTACCTGCCCGAACTCAAGATACCTTCAGTGCAGAATCTTTATGGCAGCATGTCATCTCCTCCTCCAGCATCCTCATCTGCACATTCCAGCAGTTCTTGTGATAGCTGGACGCCTCCAAAAGTCGTGCAGTCACGCTCCATCTATGCACGCTCAGAGACTGTCATCTATGGTGACCCCAAGGACGAGATAGAACACCCCAAATACTACGTCCCTGGACGTGTGCCTCCGAGGCCACTTATACCGACCGAAGTCCTAGACCTGAGGAAGAAGGGTTCTGAGAAACCAATTGTGACTGTGAGCCGTATCCCCAATGCAGACCCTCCTTTTTCTGGACTGAGTACTCACAGCAGACCATCTCCAAAGCTGAACAACGGCCCCCAATTCTCTGTAATTGGTGGGCGGCACATTGTTGGCTCCAATTTGGAAATCACTGTAGTCGATGTGCCAAAAACCCCCGTGCAGCCCCAACCTAGACAAACCAGTCAGAGGAACACACAATCCCAAAAGAAAGGTGCATCTCAGAAATCCACGTCATCCAAAACGAACTCTAAAAGTGAGAACAGTAGGCAGAATTCTGCAAGCGACTCTCACAAGAGGAACAGTAGTTCTACCTTCAATGCAGCCCAGCTTATAATACCGAACCCGTACCTGTCGTCTACTGCAAACGGACGCAAAAACGTTGCCGAACTAGCCAGAGTTCgatcacagcagcagcagcagcagcagcaacagcaacagcagcagcagcagcagccacaacaGAACCACCACCAGCAGCAAGCACAACAAAACCATCAGCAGCAGGTGCAACAACAGCAACACTCAGTAAGGCAACAACACAAAAAGAATGTGAACTCATCTGAAGACTCTGTGTCGTACTTGCCTCCCAGCGTACAAGGCTGCAGTGTTTCCAGCTATCCACCACATGCCGAGTCAGTGAGTGGAAGCACAGCCAAATCTCCTCCCTATTTGCCAATTGTCGACCCTATGTACTACCAGTCGGTGTTTGGTGGAAGGACTCCTGCATTGTTTTCAGCGGGCCTCTTGCCACGTGTGCAGTCGTCGGCATCGACGCCGGTGTTTGCTCCCACTGCTGAACAGTTACAGTTGTACAAAGAGCTCATGAACCACCACCACGGGGGACTCTCGCTGAGCCAGCAGATTGCAGCTACTGGTAACTTCTTAGGCCTCTTGAGGGATGGGTCCACCTCTATTACACCAGTCAGTCCTACGCAGTTCCCCACATTCAAATGACATCAGTAAAGATGTGCACAG
Proteins encoded in this window:
- the LOC124803145 gene encoding AT-rich interactive domain-containing protein 5B-like, whose product is MSNNSCQAELGQDEVLAISEKVVLRAADLLERIITEEARWERGLSAVYQPGCPPPAPPLLVSRTVLDFQDVNREKQALGSPDEEECAVVVLSFPRYCRYRGILKRLEGVASQWLHNALVVALGGFAVPRRNTRVLFCKDTFDYPDLEGHELLCNHLAPNLKGRPRRKRKKRSLSPGGSESNESESSLSTVSSSATRGRPGVRNGIADPGRALAVTRRSGRLASSPEERDFLAKLHSFMRMRDTPISRVPHLGFKEIDLFAFFTKVQKLGGYNAVTANKMWKPIYDELGGDQGNTSAATYTRRHYERLLLPYEKSVKEIPSKQASNRQLVKLKAIKPAEKKEVTIVQSKQTDTKNAITNGNRSDKAAADVKSSSLRSTRPKSEKSQDAPGTTTNTTEPAPQGKENIPVPNKPERPATDVKSEQPSKAAEPEIIDLVSDQDSPVKIGKTPVPALKKRKLEILKEGGLEVTAISSSVPEATVGSITIVPERRPSVIQHAAPVPSAENQVSITVTPDVSHMIEMASSPNTDSASTPSPSPNYESAGTATGAASSLNSHRYLPELKIPSVQNLYGSMSSPPPASSSAHSSSSCDSWTPPKVVQSRSIYARSETVIYGDPKDEIEHPKYYVPGRVPPRPLIPTEVLDLRKKGSEKPIVTVSRIPNADPPFSGLSTHSRPSPKLNNGPQFSVIGGRHIVGSNLEITVVDVPKTPVQPQPRQTSQRNTQSQKKGASQKSTSSKTNSKSENSRQNSASDSHKRNSSSTFNAAQLIIPNPYLSSTANGRKNVAELARVRSQQQQQQQQQQQQQQQQPQQNHHQQQAQQNHQQQVQQQQHSVRQQHKKNVNSSEDSVSYLPPSVQGCSVSSYPPHAESVSGSTAKSPPYLPIVDPMYYQSVFGGRTPALFSAGLLPRVQSSASTPVFAPTAEQLQLYKELMNHHHGGLSLSQQIAATGNFLGLLRDGSTSITPVSPTQFPTFK